A window from Drosophila yakuba strain Tai18E2 chromosome 3L, Prin_Dyak_Tai18E2_2.1, whole genome shotgun sequence encodes these proteins:
- the LOC6533579 gene encoding odorant receptor 67c, which produces METARENTGRTFMELMRVPVQFYRTIGEDIYAHRSTNPLKSLLFKIYLYAGFINFNLLVIGELVFFYNSIQDFETIRLAIAVAPCIGFSLVADFKQAAMIRGKKTLIMLLDDLEDMHPKTLAKQKEYKLTDFEKTMKRVINIFTFLCLAYTTTFSFYPAIKASVKFNFLGYDTFDRNFGFLIWFPFDATRNNLIYWIMYWDIAHGAYLAGIAFLCADLLLVVVITQICMHFNYISMRLENHPCNSNEDKENIEFLIGIIRYHDKCLKLCEHVNDLYSFSLLLNFLMASMQICFIAFQVTESTVEVIIIYCIFLMTSMVQVFMVCYYGDSLIATSLKVGDAAYNQKWFQCSKSYCTMLKLLIMRSQKPASIRPPTFPPISLVTYMKVISMSYQFFALLRTTYSNN; this is translated from the exons atggaaacgGCAAGGGAAAATACAGGCAGGACCTTTATGGAATTGATGCGAGTGCCAGTACAATTCTACAGGACCATTGGAGAGGATATCTACGCCCATCGTTCAACAAATCCCCTAAAATCGCTTCTCTTTAAAATCTATCTATATGCGGGatttataaatttcaatctGCTGGTGATCGGCGAACTGGTGTTCTTCTACAACTCGATTCAGGACTTTGAAACCATTCGATTGGCCATTGCCGTGGCTCCATGTATTGGATTTTCTCTGGTTGCCGATTTTAAACAAGCTGCCATGATCAGAGGCAAGAAGACACTAATAATGCTGCTCGATGACTTGGAGGACATGCATCCAAAAACCCTGGCAAAGCAGAAGGAATACAAATTGACGGACTTTGAAAAGACCATGAAACGTGTGATCAATATATTCACGTTCCTCTGCTTGGCCTATACGACTACGTTCTCCTTTTATCCGGCCATCAAGGCGTcggtaaaatttaatttcctgGGCTACGATACCTTCGATCGTAATTTTGGTTTCCTCATCTGGTTTCCCTTTGATGCCACGCGGAATAATTTGATCTACTGGATCATGTACTGGGATATAGCCCATGGGGCCTATCTAGCAGGTATTGCTTTTCTCTGCGCCGATCTTTTGCTCGTCGTGGTCATTACCCAGATTTGCATGCACTTCAACTATATATCTATGCGATTGGAGAATCATCCATGTAATTCGAATGAGGACAAAGAGAATATTGAGTTCCTTATTGGCATTATCAGATACCACGACAAGTGCCTTAA ACTCTGCGAACACGTCAACGATCTCTATAGTTTCTCTTTGCTGCTTAATTTCCTAATGGCTTCCATGCAGATTTGCTTCATAGCCTTTCAGGTCACCGAGTCAACAGTGGAAgtgattattatttattgtattttctTGATGACCTCTATGGTTCAGGTGTTTATGGTGTGCTACTATGGAGACTCTTTAATTGCCACG AGTCTGAAAGTGGGAGATGCCGCTTACAATCAAAAGTGGTTTCAGTGCAGCAAATCCTATTGCACCATGTTGAAGTTACTTATCATGAGAAGTCAGAAACCAGCTTCAATAAGACCGCCGACATTTCCGCCCATATCTTTGGTTACCTATATGAAG GTCATCAGCATGTCGTATCAATTTTTCGCCTTGCTTAGAACCACATACAGCAATAATTGA